From the genome of Nocardia sp. NBC_01503, one region includes:
- a CDS encoding NADP-dependent oxidoreductase, whose amino-acid sequence MDSMRAVTISDFGAEPELVELPMPEPGPDEVLVRVEAAAVNPFDWKVVDGALKDFVPHQFPLVLGNDAAGVVERVGADVVRFRPGDRVCGQFMSVRHGRGACAEYAVISGKSYAVVLPADLPFDIAAALPTAGMSAYNAIDAACGADDRTILINGATGGVGQFAVQFAARRGLRVIATAGPDMADYLGELGATELVDRALGDTVDQVRAAHPEGLDAVLDLVSGPADALRVARLLDTGGTLVSTVGGLDKDALAAMGVLGVNFQNKSSNELLTTLVAMAAAGMLKVRIDAAIPLSEVAARASKLRTARSRGKTVILPG is encoded by the coding sequence ATGGACAGCATGCGCGCGGTGACTATCTCCGATTTCGGTGCCGAGCCCGAGTTGGTCGAGCTGCCGATGCCCGAGCCCGGGCCCGATGAGGTGCTGGTTCGGGTCGAGGCGGCGGCGGTCAACCCCTTCGACTGGAAAGTCGTCGATGGGGCATTGAAAGACTTTGTGCCGCATCAGTTTCCGTTGGTTCTCGGCAATGACGCCGCCGGGGTCGTCGAGCGGGTGGGTGCGGATGTGGTCCGTTTCCGCCCGGGCGATCGGGTGTGCGGGCAGTTCATGAGCGTGCGCCACGGGCGCGGCGCCTGCGCCGAGTACGCGGTCATCTCCGGGAAGAGCTATGCGGTCGTCCTCCCGGCGGACCTGCCGTTCGATATCGCCGCCGCGCTGCCGACCGCCGGAATGTCGGCCTACAACGCCATCGATGCCGCCTGCGGAGCCGATGACCGGACGATCCTGATCAACGGCGCGACCGGCGGCGTCGGCCAGTTCGCCGTCCAGTTCGCCGCGCGGCGCGGGCTCCGCGTAATCGCCACGGCCGGTCCGGATATGGCGGACTACCTCGGTGAGCTCGGTGCGACCGAGCTCGTCGACCGCGCCCTCGGCGATACCGTCGATCAGGTCCGCGCCGCACACCCGGAGGGTCTGGACGCCGTCCTGGATCTGGTGAGCGGGCCCGCCGACGCACTGCGCGTCGCGCGATTGCTCGATACCGGCGGCACTCTCGTCAGCACCGTCGGCGGCCTCGACAAGGACGCGCTCGCGGCGATGGGTGTGCTCGGGGTGAACTTCCAGAACAAGTCGAGCAATGAACTCCTCACCACCCTGGTCGCCATGGCCGCCGCCGGTATGCTGAAGGTGCGCATCGACGCGGCGATCCCATTGTCCGAGGTCGCCGCCCGCGCATCGAAGCTGCGGACCGCGCGTTCGCGTGGCAAGACGGTGATCCTGCCCGGATAG
- a CDS encoding zinc-binding dehydrogenase, with amino-acid sequence MDVAIDTIGSDEAVDVSLALVADRQRIATIAAFARGFQEGFQVLGGGPGADPGTEIRNAAWRELLPLVASGKLDLAIAATYPLGEAGRRMSP; translated from the coding sequence GTGGACGTGGCGATAGACACCATCGGATCCGATGAGGCCGTGGATGTTTCGCTCGCGCTGGTCGCGGACCGGCAGCGTATTGCCACCATCGCCGCCTTCGCGCGCGGTTTCCAGGAGGGCTTCCAGGTGCTCGGTGGTGGTCCCGGCGCCGATCCCGGCACCGAGATTCGCAATGCGGCATGGCGTGAGCTCCTGCCCTTGGTCGCTTCCGGAAAGTTGGACCTCGCCATCGCCGCGACCTACCCGCTCGGCGAGGCCGGGCGGCGCATGAGTCCGTGA